Proteins encoded in a region of the Diabrotica virgifera virgifera chromosome 4, PGI_DIABVI_V3a genome:
- the LOC114339733 gene encoding histone H2A-like — protein sequence MSGRGKGGKVKGKAKSRSNRAGLQFPVGRIHRLLRKGNYAERVGAGAPVYLAAVMEYLAAEVLELAGNAARDNKKTRIIPRHLQLAIRNDEELNKLLSGVTIAQGGVLPNILLPKNTEKKLQILTRVKSCIKGFIINFDSGVVVYKG from the exons ATGTCTGGACGTGGTAAGGGAGGCAAAGTTAAGGGAAAAGCAAAGTCCCGATCAAATCGTGCTGGTTTACAATTTCCTGTAGGTCGTATTCATCGTTTATTGAGAAAAGGAAATTATGCCGAAAGAGTTGGTGCTGGAGCTCCTGTATACTTGGCAGCTGTTATGGAATATTTAGCTGCTGAAGTTTTGGAATTGGCAGGAAATGCAGCTAGAGATAACAAGAAGACCCGTATAATTCCTAGACATTTACAATTGGCCATAAGAAATGACGAGGAATTGAACAAATTACTGTCAGGAGTTACCATCGCCCAAGGTGGAGTATTGCCTAATATACTTTTACCTAAGAATACCGAAAAAAAGCTTCAAATATTAACAagagtaaaatcctgtataaaag gttttattatcaattttgatAGTGGTGTAGTGGTTTATAAGGGTTAA